One window from the genome of Anaerohalosphaeraceae bacterium encodes:
- a CDS encoding site-2 protease family protein yields MTEDTLVLGILWYGVFLFSLVFHEAAHALAAWRMGDRTAWEEGLVSLNPLPHLKREPLGMIVFPWLSYAAWGWMLGWAGTPYHAEWARLYPKRAAWMALSGPAANLLLVLAAAGAIRLGLALEWFWPADRTGFMTVAQARQDGLLQGIAVLLSILFSLNLVLFLFNIMPVAPLDGQAWMMLVLPEPARTYYQMLMSVMPVRLMGFFLVWTLLGRVFAPVFRQAVNWLYIGYSASY; encoded by the coding sequence ATGACGGAAGATACGCTGGTGTTGGGCATCCTCTGGTATGGGGTGTTTTTGTTCTCGCTGGTCTTTCACGAGGCGGCGCATGCGCTGGCGGCCTGGCGGATGGGGGACCGGACGGCCTGGGAGGAAGGGCTGGTGTCTTTGAATCCGCTGCCGCATCTGAAGCGGGAGCCGCTGGGGATGATTGTTTTTCCGTGGCTGTCGTATGCGGCCTGGGGATGGATGCTCGGCTGGGCCGGCACGCCGTATCATGCGGAATGGGCCCGGTTGTATCCGAAGCGGGCAGCCTGGATGGCGCTGAGCGGGCCGGCGGCCAATCTGCTCTTGGTGCTGGCGGCGGCCGGAGCGATTCGGCTGGGGCTGGCGCTGGAGTGGTTCTGGCCGGCGGACCGTACCGGGTTTATGACTGTCGCCCAGGCCCGGCAGGATGGGCTGCTGCAGGGGATAGCGGTGCTGCTGAGCATCTTGTTCAGCTTGAATCTGGTGCTGTTTTTGTTCAATATAATGCCGGTAGCGCCGCTGGACGGGCAGGCCTGGATGATGCTGGTGCTGCCGGAGCCGGCGCGGACGTATTATCAGATGCTGATGAGTGTGATGCCGGTTCGTCTGATGGGATTTTTCCTCGTGTGGACGCTGCTGGGGCGCGTGTTTGCACCGGTCTTTCGACAGGCGGTCAATTGGCTGTATATCGGATATTCGGCGTCTTATTGA
- a CDS encoding SDR family oxidoreductase, producing MDHSEFQGKTAVITGGGRGIGLCIAKTFLEAGASAVLAEVEARLEPKALAFLNSPNVLFIQTDVSEEASVERMVRRTLERFGRIDCLVNNAAVARNGPVTELSYEDWRRVIDTDLSGAFLCAKHCAAALKETREAIVNIASTRALMSEPNTEAYSAAKGGLVALTHALAVSLGPQVRVNCISPGWIDTTAYLHGAPSPWVIRPEDHAQHPAGRVGRPEDIAQMVLYLCSRRAEFITGQNFVLDGGMTKKMIYLE from the coding sequence ATGGACCATTCAGAATTCCAAGGCAAAACGGCTGTGATTACCGGCGGGGGGCGGGGAATCGGGCTCTGCATCGCCAAAACCTTTCTGGAGGCGGGGGCCTCTGCGGTGCTGGCGGAGGTCGAAGCCCGGCTGGAGCCGAAGGCCCTGGCTTTTTTGAACAGCCCCAATGTGCTGTTTATCCAGACCGATGTCTCAGAGGAGGCATCGGTGGAGCGGATGGTGCGGCGGACGCTGGAGCGGTTCGGACGGATTGACTGTCTGGTGAACAATGCGGCCGTCGCCAGAAACGGGCCGGTCACGGAACTGTCTTATGAGGACTGGCGACGCGTGATTGATACGGATTTGTCGGGGGCGTTTTTGTGTGCAAAGCACTGTGCGGCGGCCCTGAAGGAAACCCGCGAGGCGATTGTGAATATCGCCTCCACGCGGGCGCTGATGAGCGAGCCGAACACGGAGGCGTATTCGGCAGCCAAAGGGGGTCTTGTGGCGCTGACACACGCTCTGGCCGTCAGTCTGGGGCCGCAGGTGCGGGTCAACTGCATCAGTCCCGGCTGGATTGATACAACGGCGTATCTGCACGGGGCGCCGTCGCCGTGGGTGATTCGGCCTGAGGACCACGCGCAGCATCCGGCCGGGCGGGTCGGCAGACCGGAGGATATCGCCCAGATGGTGCTGTACCTGTGCAGCCGACGGGCGGAGTTTATCACCGGACAAAACTTCGTTCTCGACGGCGGGATGACCAAAAAGATGATTTATCTTGAGTAA